AGAGTCGGTGTGCATCATAGGGCCCCGGCATCATGGGTGATATTGGGCTGCCGGCTGCTGAGGGAGGAGGGGAGAGACCTGCGTAGCCAGGCTTCCTTCGCGTGGCACCGTTCATGTCGAGGTTGATAGACTGTTGATGCCGAGAAGTAGACAAGCGCCTGACGGGCTGTGGGTCCTCGTCGGGTTTGCTCTTTGGTTTTTGAGCCAAACCACTTACAAACCCCAGTACTGAATCCACAACTTCTGTGACGGTGAAAGCCAAGATGATCAGAGGGATCGATATCCCCAGCCCGATGCCAAACATGTACTTGCTAGCAAAGCCAATGCTGAGACCAGGTTGTCCATCCGCATCCTGCCACTCCCGAAAGTTGATGGCAAAGAAGGCGGCGATGAAACTCATGGGTAGAAAGACGATGGTCACCAGAGTAAAGACCATGACGGTCTGACCTTGTCGTGCTGCTATTACGGCTTGGTCTCTAGCAAACCTTGCCTCCAAGGCGTTGCTATGCTTCTGCTTGAGGTCGAGGAGGTTGGTGAGGGAGTGGTAGATGCTTTCGGATTGTCTGTTGATCCGGACAATGTCTTCGAGATGGGTCTCTAGTAGCCGCCTCTGATCCCGGGACCGTCTTTTGCAATCAGCCACAAACATGTCGGTCGTCCTCCTGGCTGACGGATCCGCCGCTGTCGACGCCCGCACCTCGTCGGTGATGTGTCGTTCGAACTCGTCCAGCACAATCATCTGACCATTGAGTACCGTGTGGAGAATGTTCAGCTCGTCCCTTATGTCCTTGATCTCAGCCAGTAGCTCCGTCTCGCTGCCAATGTCcagcagctcgtcagccGGGTCTCGGTCCTTGTCGGGTCTGGGAGCACGCCCCGCCAACTGCTTCCTCAACCTTCCAGACAGTTCCGAAGCACGATTGAAGCGGACAAATAGCTCACTCTCTCGGTTGGTCACCCTGCCGACGGAACTCTCGAAAATGTCCAAGAACTGAAACTCTTGACTTTCCAGCCTATGACGGTCAAACAGTCCGGCACATCGGTTGGTGATGAGCATGGCAAGGTCGTACACTGTCTGTACAGGAGGTCGTGTCTTGGCGTTTGTCTCCTCTATGATGCCGTCAAGCATGTTCAATGGATCCTGCTTCGGTTGGTTCCACCGTTGAGGAAAGCATGTGATGACTAGATCTCTGCTCAGCACCCATAGCCAGAGCTGGTCGACCATAAAGACCTTGACTTCTTGGCGGTGCAGTTTGCAGTATCTGTATACAACCTGGTCCTCGTCGCGAAGGGCTGTGTCGATGCCGTGATAGAAGAACTGGTCGAGGGTACGTCGTGGATGCAAAGGCGGATTGTTGTTGATGTAGCCGTGGATAAGGAGCTCGTCGCAACAGGGATTTGAGGAAAGGGGTGCGCCAGACTCGGCGAGTTTGATGGCTGCAGTCATTTTCTTGCGTCTTTCATTGGTTTCATAGTGGAGAAATGGCATCTAGAAAGTCAGCATCCATGAAAGCATGGCTGTTCGGCCAATAGACTCACAAACAAAATCATCCGTCCACTCGGTGCAGCCAATCGAGAGTTCTCCCAAGGAAGCGGCAATGTCAAACTACTGTGGCGAGCCTTGGATCCAGGGGCATTCCCGGGAGGCCCACGTGCCCTCTTCTTTGCATGGCCATGTCTTTCTACAAACTGCTCGCCTTTACTCTTCTTACCGTCAGACCTGGCCGTTGTGCTGCCCGTATCCGATCTTGGGATAGGCTTTGTACTGCCAGTGTCTGATCTTGTCGGttttgtgggtgaaaagtGCCCCTTGTCTGGCCTGGGCGAATCCACCATGGTGCTGACCTGTGAAGTATCTTCCGACAGTGCCACCAACGTCTTTTCCTCACGGTCGAGATACCCATGGTTCTGTATAGCTGGGATGCGGGCTGCAAAAGGTCTCATGAAGTTGGCATGCGCAAACGGGCCGCAGTGCTCCTGGTCAAAGCACCTCTCCAGCGACTTGAAAGCCTCAATGTCGCGGTGTCCGTTCTCGATGAATGACTTGGACACCAGGGTCTCCACCCAGGCGAGATTGTTGGCAGGGAGGTGGATCCATCGGAAAGAAGGTTCATACTTGATGTTCTTGGTTGAGGTTGGGATCGTCGGCTTGTCGTTTTCGTGGTTCCACCCGTAGAGCAACTCAAAAACGGATGGCTTGAACACCAGTTGCTTTTTGCCGTCTCGAAAGTCTCCAAAGTCGACGACAGTAGCCTGGAAGCTCTCACATGCACGCCGCGCCGCGTCGGACAGCCGGGACGCTGCGCGCGCAGGTGAAAGCAGCTGAACGATGTTCCCATGTCTCTTCTCGGCAGCGCACAACAGGGGAGTCCGATAGAAACCATCTTTGATGTCCACCTTGGTATCCTTATGCTCGAGCAGTATGACTACGGCCGCCTCGTGGCCATTGAAAGCCGCCCAGTGCAGTGGTGTCATGCCGTTGTTTAGCTCTGCGTTGACATCCACCCCTCGTGCTTGCAACAGCAGCCCGATGACGTCTGTGTGTCCGCCCTGGGCCGCATTATGCAGTGCTGTCCAGCCGCCGTCGCTGACTGCGCTTGGGTCTGCTccccgctccagcagcaacCTGACCATCTCTGGGTGGTTCTGCTCGGCCGCCAAGTGTAACGCCGTCCTCCCGCGGTTGTTGGTCGCCGTCATGTCCGCCCTTCGACCCAGACTTCCGCTCGTCAAGATGTCCAGAAGTTTCAGGTTACCGGTTGTAGCAGCCCAAACCAACGGCGTGCGACTGATAGCATCCCTAACCTCCAGGTCGGCACCGCGGTCCACCAACAGCTTGAGAGTCTCTGCCGAGCATTTCCCAGCCTTCTTGTCCGAAGCAATGTATAGCAGTGGTGTGCGCCCGTCCTTGTCTCTTGTGTCAATCGACGCGCCACCATCCACCAGCGCTCCTATGGCCGCAACATGGCTCCGACATGCCGCCGCAAAAAGCGCCGTTTGCCCCGTCCTTGGATGTTTCCAGTCTGGGTCGGCGCCATGTGCAATCAGCTCGGCAATTATTGTCGCATGTCCGCCCTCGGCTGCTTTGAATATCGCAGGAATCTCGTTGTCGCGTCCGGGTTTCGCGTCAGGATCCGCACCGTGAGAGATCAGGAGTCGCACGAGGTCGAGTTTGCCGCGAGCCGCAACCTTTTGCAGGGATTGTCGGAGAGCATCGCGGTCGGTAGCCGAGCTCCAATTGGGATCCTCCGAGAGGATGTCGCGAATTCGAGGTTCGTTCAGCTGGGCAGCCGCTGCTATCAATCGAATTTGACGTTGATCTGGTGCGCTGCTGGCTATACTGGTCGCGGGGTCCATGTTGAATAACTGTGATCGTGCCGGTTGCGACGACTGCTCAGGTTACAGGTAGCCAAGCAAGTAATAAAGTTTTACCCCTGTCCTAGGTCCACCTGTCAGCCGCACGCGCCACATGGCGTAGTCGGCTTGACCGTCATGAGGAGCCACCGACTTCGCTGGGTGAAGCTATAAACTGATGTAGTCGATTTGGATATACCGGTAGGTACTACATGTCTTAATGATTTGATAAACTACAGGTCAACATGCCTTGCACCTGTGGGCTACTATAGTACAGTGGATTATAGTGGGTCACAGTGGCCAGATAAGCTTTGGCCAAGTCGAGCACTAGCTTGGGCAGGCTGGAATGACTGGACCTTGGGAAGGTGTGCTGGTAGATCGCACTACGCACTCCATCCAATACATGGCTCTCCTACCCGATAAATCAGGCTGCACGTGTAAGTTGGTGTGCGTCAGAAGCTGCTCACAGGCAAAGGTTAAATTGCTAAACGGCTAACTACGGTCTCCGGAGTACGCTGAtcagtgaaaaaaaaagtgacccAACTTGGGGAGATGCCAAACCAGGCCAAAGACCACGCGGATGAGTTGCGAAGGGTCCTGCAGCAGTTGGAGCAGGCAGACAGGATTGCAACGAGCTGGAGCAAAAGATGCTTCGAAGCGATAACCCGAGGACCACAGCCCGCCAGGCGCTTATCTATCTTCGACATCAATTCAATATAGACATGAATGAACACCAAGGATGCCTGGCTATACGGGCCTCTCACCTCGTCAGCAGGGCCCAATATCGCCCATGCCTGGGCCTTATGATGCGCACCGGCTGTCGTCATTTACGAGGGTTTAGGCCTCGGTCAGGTGGCATCTCTTGGGCACCTCGGTCAAGCTTTGATCGTCGCAAGGCATGTAGACAAGCAGACAGGCATGAGGTAGCTGCTGTTCGCTCCGATTCCTCGAAAGAGTACCTGGATACCTGGCTTTCTGACTACCTGACTACTTGACTATCTCCTCACATGCCTACatgcctacctgcctacctgcctgcCTCCCTCCATGCCCATATGAGTACCTACATATCCATGTCTCTGCCTACCTCCTACCTGCCATCGAACACTCCCCTCCTGTCTTCGTCAGCAGGTCCCTCGTTATGCCCGAAATACACTCCTTGACGCCTTCGAGCAGCGTCACCACGCCCAGGGTCAACTCTGTCCCCGCAAAATCAATACCCATCGGATCCCCGCAGACCTTCAGCGCCGATGCCTCCTCGAGCGACTCCCATAGCTGCAGCAGGTCCAACGATTCGATGGGAGGGTAGACGCGAGTCTCGCTGGGCCCGGGCATCCTGGCATCATTCTCGGCCACAAAGAATTCGATAAGCTGCCGCAGCTGTGTAGGTGTCACCGCTGACCGGTGGATCACGCCCAGAGCCTGCGCCCACATGTCCTTGACGTGGTCGTCGCCCTTGTCCTGGTGGAAATGCGGGTTGCGCGTCTCGATCTGCAGAACCTCGACCAGGTCGTTCCAGTGCCGACCTGCGGCATTCTTGGACGAACATCCCTCGTGGCTGCTTCCAAATTGCTCCAAGAGGTCCAGGTACTGAAACGGTTCGACAGCAAACCCTCCCGCAAAACACATCTTGAGGGCGAGCTCTATCGACATGGCATGCTCGCCTGCGTTGCCGGTCGCAATGATGTCCGAGTCCTTGGCACCAATCTCCGAAAGTAGTCTGTTGAGCCATCGGTTGGTGATACGGGAGCTCCTACCCTCCTTGGCGAACTCGAGTTTCCCATCACGCACCTTTGGCTTGGAGCCCCAACTCAGCCTCACCATTGCTTTGCCAGTCTGCCTGCCAACTTGGGCAAGGTGGAGGCCAGCCGCGAAGGCCTCGCAGTACTCACGGACGGACCCAGGAACAAAGTTATCGGCGTCGATGAAGCCCACGTATCTGCGCCcagtggcggcggcaagagCTGCACCAACCAGCATGGCCTCTCCCTTGCCGTTCCGGATTCTTTGTGTGGTCGGATCGACAAGCTCCGGCATCCCGGCGGTCAAGAAAGCTGCCGCAAGTCCCGGATCCTGCTGGTGCACGGCGATGGCCGACCGGTGGCTGATGCGACTGAAGCGGTGGAGAGCGTCCATCTCGCGGTCATAAGCCTCGATGTGACTGCTGTTGGAGACGAGTATGACGAGACTCTCGTGGGGAATTCCAGAGAGCACACCTTCGATTGTAGCAATGTCCTCGTCCATACAGGGGACGACTATCGCCATCTGAGCGGCGATGCTGCGCAAGGCCGACGGCTGGACTACATCGTTGTCTGGGACGGATATCAAAGAGATGATGCTGTTGCTTCCCGAGTCGAGCTCAATTACTTTCTGGAGCGCGTGGATGCGCACGCCGCCGATGCGGGTGCTTTTGGTGGAAGTACTCAGGCGCATTGTGCTTGTAAGTGTTTGCAGTTTGATGCCTTGGTGATATTGATCAAGTATCCTGTCTGCTTTTGTTTGACTCATTGAAAGCTAAGCTGTGCAGCGAGATGCAGTTTTTATATGCCTAGATCACTACTTATTACTCATGAAGATATTCCATGTATGCTGTGTTACAACTGCTTACCGAAACCAAAACGTCTACGATGCAATTGTATAGCAAGCATCAGCAGACAACCAACAGTATTCGGTTCACGAACCGATTCAACATATCAAAGGACCTGATTTGACATGGCTGCTTGGCGTCGCCCTATAGGGATCGTCAAGCACTAGACCTAGTCAATTCAGGCCTGCAGCCCATCCTTCTCAGCCGCAGACCATACCAACCCCGGCTCAGCTGATCCTTCGACGAAGTGCCGGATAATCCGATCGTTTATTGGCAGTGCATTGTATTTGTTTTTCTTCATTGGCACTGGCAGTACGGCTTCGGATAATCACCCGCCGACTGATTGTCTGGGCGAACGTCTGGCGCGCCTGCAATATCATCTGCCTATCACGCTGTCAATGAGCCAAGGTAGCTGTGCCGTCGCATGGCCAGAGCCTCAATGACGCAGACCTATCGAGTCTGAGCATGGTTGGCAATTCACCCGTCTCATCGCCAGAAATAGCAGCACCGTGGCCGAATCCTGACCATACCGAGACGCAGTGATTTCGACTCCCGCAGCGACATTGCACTCGTGGTCTTTCCTCATCGCCCACCGAGATCCAGCCTACGACAAGTTCGCGCAGAATGACTAGATTTGAACCGTGTCAATTGGACAGTGAGCACTGCCTCGGTCCAAGCCACCGGGTCGCGTATTGGGTCGTGCGAGTCTTGTTGCGCGTGTCTATCGACCCCAATTGCTTTTTATAGTTTGGAGTCATCAGAAACAACCATGAGCGCAATCGCAGGATTCTTGAGTTGACAGTGCTGTCGTTCGGAGAGGCTGACTTGGAACCTCAAGCTATAGCTGCAATTCAGACGACTCGATAGTTTGAGCTATCGCGCATTACTGCTCGTCGTCAATGTCGGGTGTGATGCCGAAACTAATTTCGGCTGGCCCAAAAAAAGCAAGACGCCTGCCTTGTCGAGACTGGAGTCTGTGGAGAATTACGTAGTGAAATACCACGCGAAACTAGATCTCCAGGTTCAATCTGACCCAACGAGGCTAGAACCGTGGGGTGCCCGCCTCTCCAGGTTGCTTCTCCAATTGCCGCTCTCACCCGAACTGACTCGGACCAACCGACCCGCAGGCCGGCTTCCAAGGCCGTTGGTAGGGAACTCCACTCTGGGGCCCCGACAACTTTTGCGCGGGAAATTGACGTCAGCGAA
The Pyricularia oryzae 70-15 chromosome 1, whole genome shotgun sequence DNA segment above includes these coding regions:
- a CDS encoding ankyrin repeat and protein kinase domain-containing protein 1, yielding MDPATSIASSAPDQRQIRLIAAAAQLNEPRIRDILSEDPNWSSATDRDALRQSLQKVAARGKLDLVRLLISHGADPDAKPGRDNEIPAIFKAAEGGHATIIAELIAHGADPDWKHPRTGQTALFAAACRSHVAAIGALVDGGASIDTRDKDGRTPLLYIASDKKAGKCSAETLKLLVDRGADLEVRDAISRTPLVWAATTGNLKLLDILTSGSLGRRADMTATNNRGRTALHLAAEQNHPEMVRLLLERGADPSAVSDGGWTALHNAAQGGHTDVIGLLLQARGVDVNAELNNGMTPLHWAAFNGHEAAVVILLEHKDTKVDIKDGFYRTPLLCAAEKRHGNIVQLLSPARAASRLSDAARRACESFQATVVDFGDFRDGKKQLVFKPSVFELLYGWNHENDKPTIPTSTKNIKYEPSFRWIHLPANNLAWVETLVSKSFIENGHRDIEAFKSLERCFDQEHCGPFAHANFMRPFAARIPAIQNHGYLDREEKTLVALSEDTSQVSTMVDSPRPDKGHFSPTKPTRSDTGSTKPIPRSDTGSTTARSDGKKSKGEQFVERHGHAKKRARGPPGNAPGSKARHSSLTLPLPWENSRLAAPSGRMILFMPFLHYETNERRKKMTAAIKLAESGAPLSSNPCCDELLIHGYINNNPPLHPRRTLDQFFYHGIDTALRDEDQVVYRYCKLHRQEVKVFMVDQLWLWVLSRDLVITCFPQRWNQPKQDPLNMLDGIIEETNAKTRPPVQTVYDLAMLITNRCAGLFDRHRLESQEFQFLDIFESSVGRVTNRESELFVRFNRASELSGRLRKQLAGRAPRPDKDRDPADELLDIGSETELLAEIKDIRDELNILHTVLNGQMIVLDEFERHITDEVRASTAADPSARRTTDMFVADCKRRSRDQRRLLETHLEDIVRINRQSESIYHSLTNLLDLKQKHSNALEARFARDQAVIAARQGQTVMVFTLVTIVFLPMSFIAAFFAINFREWQDADGQPGLSIGFASKYMFGIGLGISIPLIILAFTVTEVVDSVLGFVSGLAQKPKSKPDEDPQPVRRLSTSRHQQSINLDMNGATRRKPGYAGLSPPPSAAGSPISPMMPGPYDAHRLSPLAGTVFRPRSGSGISWAPRSSFDRRKGDGDLERGGYRC